The Parachlamydia acanthamoebae genome has a window encoding:
- a CDS encoding LL-diaminopimelate aminotransferase → MTKRNPHFSALKPTYLFPEINQRKLQYLAQHPTAKLISLGIGDTTEPIPSTITHGLVDGAARLGTKEGYTGYGQEQGQSLLREKIAENIYHNRVSPQEVFISDGAKCDIGRLQALFGGDVSIAVQDPAYPVYVDGSLMHGVKQIHYMPCTPENHFFPTLKTTPPVNLIYFCSPNNPTGAVATHDQLKKLVQFAKIHQSIIIFDSAYAHYIQDPTLPRSIYEIEGAHEVAIEMGSFSKIAGFTGVRLGWTVVPEKLLFEDGTPVIRDWTRLFTTIFNGASNIAQQGGIAALSTQGFDEMQQLTQFYLENARLIVEGLKHFPLEIYGGTNAPYVWIRFPGQKSWDVFQMLLENVQIVTTPGSGFGPAGEGFVRLSAFGHRENVLEAIQRLQKLF, encoded by the coding sequence ATGACAAAACGTAACCCCCATTTCAGCGCGCTAAAACCTACCTACCTTTTTCCAGAAATCAACCAACGGAAGTTGCAGTACCTGGCACAACATCCAACTGCCAAATTAATCAGTCTTGGCATTGGAGATACAACCGAGCCCATTCCCTCTACCATTACACATGGCTTAGTGGATGGAGCGGCTCGTCTAGGGACCAAGGAAGGATATACAGGCTATGGGCAAGAACAAGGGCAAAGTTTATTAAGAGAAAAAATCGCAGAGAACATCTACCACAATCGAGTCTCTCCGCAGGAAGTTTTTATTTCAGATGGAGCCAAATGTGATATTGGACGTTTGCAAGCTCTTTTTGGAGGAGATGTTTCCATTGCGGTTCAAGACCCCGCCTACCCAGTCTATGTAGATGGAAGCCTTATGCATGGTGTAAAACAGATTCACTATATGCCATGTACACCAGAGAATCATTTTTTTCCCACATTGAAAACCACGCCACCCGTCAACTTGATTTATTTTTGCTCACCCAATAATCCAACGGGTGCCGTTGCAACGCACGATCAGCTAAAAAAACTCGTGCAATTTGCAAAAATCCATCAATCGATCATTATCTTTGATTCTGCCTATGCACATTACATTCAAGATCCGACTCTTCCCCGCTCAATTTACGAAATTGAAGGCGCTCACGAAGTCGCGATTGAAATGGGATCTTTCTCCAAAATTGCAGGATTTACAGGAGTTCGATTAGGCTGGACGGTTGTTCCAGAAAAACTGTTATTTGAGGATGGCACACCTGTAATTAGGGACTGGACGCGTCTCTTCACGACCATTTTTAATGGTGCTTCCAATATTGCCCAACAGGGAGGAATCGCGGCATTATCCACGCAAGGTTTTGATGAAATGCAACAATTAACCCAATTCTACCTTGAAAATGCCCGTCTAATTGTAGAAGGCCTCAAACATTTTCCCCTTGAAATTTATGGGGGAACAAATGCTCCTTATGTGTGGATTCGCTTTCCAGGTCAAAAGTCATGGGATGTTTTTCAAATGTTGCTTGAGAATGTCCAAATTGTGACAACTCCAGGATCTGGTTTTGGACCAGCCGGAGAAGGGTTTGTACGTCTGAGCGCTTTTGGTCATCGCGAAAATGTGTTAGAAGCTATTCAACGTTTACAAAAACTCTTTTGA
- the dapA gene encoding 4-hydroxy-tetrahydrodipicolinate synthase — protein MTLKGTITALITPFTAQYDLDEQGLSKNIQFQIASGVNGILVLGTTGESPTLSPEEQTQIIKIAVRETQNKIPVMVGVGCNSTHQTIEKAKKAQDLGADSLLVVTPYYNKPSQEGIFKHFEALSQQVSLPIYVYNIPGRAGVNIEIATLQRIATLPHVAGIKDATGNLLQTSDTMHQISRINPNFTVFCGDDALTLPMISLGAQGIISVVSNLVPTQVSHLVNYALEGQFDLAQKSHYELLSLFKMAFVEVNPAPIKTAMQMCGKPAGSCRLPLCDLLPENKAKLLQLLQEMRLIKH, from the coding sequence ATGACTTTAAAAGGAACGATCACAGCGCTTATCACCCCTTTTACTGCGCAATACGATTTGGATGAGCAAGGATTATCCAAAAATATCCAATTTCAAATCGCATCTGGCGTCAATGGGATTCTTGTTTTAGGAACAACAGGAGAATCTCCCACGTTATCTCCTGAAGAACAAACACAAATTATCAAAATTGCCGTACGGGAAACGCAAAACAAAATTCCTGTTATGGTAGGAGTGGGTTGTAATAGCACCCATCAAACAATCGAAAAAGCCAAAAAAGCACAGGATTTGGGCGCGGATTCTCTTTTAGTTGTCACTCCCTACTACAATAAACCATCGCAAGAAGGCATTTTTAAGCACTTTGAAGCTTTGTCACAGCAAGTTTCATTACCCATTTATGTTTATAATATTCCTGGCCGAGCAGGCGTTAATATTGAAATCGCAACCCTACAAAGAATTGCAACTCTACCTCATGTTGCCGGGATTAAAGATGCAACTGGAAATTTGCTGCAAACCAGCGATACCATGCATCAGATCAGTCGTATCAATCCCAATTTCACCGTTTTTTGCGGAGATGATGCCTTAACTCTCCCCATGATTTCTTTAGGTGCGCAGGGAATCATTTCGGTGGTTAGCAATCTAGTTCCCACACAAGTGAGCCACCTCGTTAACTACGCTTTGGAAGGACAATTTGATTTAGCACAAAAAAGTCATTATGAACTTCTCTCCCTATTTAAAATGGCTTTTGTTGAAGTCAATCCCGCTCCAATTAAAACGGCCATGCAAATGTGTGGAAAACCCGCCGGGAGCTGTCGACTTCCTCTTTGCGATCTTTTACCTGAAAATAAAGCCAAGCTCCTTCAATTGTTACAAGAAATGCGCTTAATCAAACATTAG
- a CDS encoding RasGAP domain-containing protein: protein MPDPIKGFAQVAYALNKAADYVKQSTTALGHQISNVLGQKTVPVEKKIQDQTPKMETQAPTRKVRFAVSEPTKETLENQTVKKTMTAFQSFFSQIKQHFESSYELIKTKDELKQEVTQILNENQSKPFNELTAHEQGIIKLYISSADKSILDTLRTLADEKNPKTLDLLLSLPPEYQSKFFAKLSPDTGVKMRDFLIQQTKSSRQDDVFQLLNSTPLPFYKSVLNSLLTPNYTEKMTNPTTSQRDLVSHTIRDSIINLCHADTESLVKNQNLLLNVPANHLTSMLKEVWEENPEAALHTVQVLSSRIDESPETAKGISQFVQNLNEKQQNTLFEMTLEHPPRGISQILLALPSSVSVSMAEMMINSGALSDNDLADIASHLITNEVKTLDSLQTFLVKDNVAMKFVSMLQRKENEKSLNYIWGHIPNNFELTHSNLETKEIIVPNPENFLNIHQTILKDITHHLETNPPTPAMKKVYQHLQNEIDRRFPSANHENGKIAVLGLYLIKMQNAMLVNPQQFDDSFVLIDKQAPNAIEIAKILTKFALGEKFEASSNYAFMNPFFEDTTQLRNQMFQGLTQ from the coding sequence ATGCCAGATCCAATCAAAGGTTTCGCGCAAGTTGCCTATGCTTTAAACAAAGCTGCTGATTACGTTAAACAATCAACGACTGCTTTAGGGCATCAAATTTCAAATGTCCTCGGACAAAAAACAGTGCCAGTAGAAAAGAAAATTCAAGATCAAACACCCAAGATGGAAACCCAAGCCCCTACAAGGAAAGTTCGTTTTGCGGTTTCAGAACCAACGAAAGAGACTTTAGAAAATCAAACAGTCAAAAAAACCATGACGGCTTTTCAATCATTTTTTTCCCAAATCAAACAACATTTTGAATCGTCATATGAACTCATCAAAACAAAAGATGAACTTAAGCAAGAGGTCACACAGATTTTAAATGAGAACCAGTCGAAACCGTTCAATGAACTCACCGCTCATGAACAGGGTATCATCAAACTATATATCTCCTCTGCCGATAAGAGCATTCTTGACACCCTGCGTACATTAGCGGATGAAAAAAATCCCAAAACACTTGATTTGCTTCTCTCCCTTCCTCCTGAATATCAATCGAAGTTTTTTGCAAAATTATCTCCAGATACGGGCGTTAAAATGCGCGATTTTTTAATCCAACAAACGAAATCCTCTCGTCAAGATGACGTATTTCAACTGCTTAATAGTACTCCACTACCTTTTTATAAAAGTGTTTTAAATAGCTTGCTAACGCCTAATTATACCGAAAAAATGACCAATCCAACGACAAGTCAAAGAGACCTTGTTAGTCACACAATTCGAGATTCCATTATTAATCTCTGTCATGCGGATACCGAGAGCTTAGTGAAAAATCAAAATTTGTTATTAAACGTTCCTGCCAATCACTTGACCTCGATGTTAAAAGAAGTATGGGAAGAAAATCCAGAAGCAGCTTTACATACAGTCCAAGTGTTAAGCTCTAGAATCGATGAGTCTCCTGAAACTGCCAAAGGGATTTCTCAGTTTGTTCAAAATCTAAATGAAAAACAACAAAATACACTTTTTGAAATGACTTTAGAGCATCCTCCAAGAGGGATTAGCCAAATTCTTTTAGCCCTTCCATCCTCTGTTAGTGTTTCCATGGCTGAAATGATGATTAACAGTGGAGCCCTCTCAGATAACGATTTAGCTGACATCGCCAGTCACCTGATAACAAATGAAGTTAAAACGCTAGATTCTCTTCAAACATTTCTCGTTAAAGATAATGTTGCAATGAAATTTGTCAGCATGCTCCAGCGCAAAGAAAACGAAAAATCTTTAAACTACATTTGGGGACATATTCCTAATAATTTTGAACTCACTCATTCTAATCTAGAAACCAAAGAAATTATAGTCCCCAACCCTGAAAACTTTTTAAATATCCATCAAACAATTTTAAAGGATATCACCCATCATCTAGAAACTAACCCTCCAACACCTGCGATGAAAAAGGTCTACCAACACTTACAGAATGAAATAGATAGAAGATTTCCTTCTGCAAACCATGAAAATGGAAAAATAGCTGTCCTGGGCCTATATTTAATTAAAATGCAAAATGCGATGCTCGTCAATCCTCAGCAATTTGACGACAGTTTTGTATTAATTGATAAGCAAGCCCCCAACGCCATTGAAATCGCTAAAATTTTAACCAAATTTGCTCTCGGAGAAAAATTTGAAGCTTCTTCCAATTATGCCTTCATGAACCCTTTCTTTGAAGACACCACACAGCTAAGAAATCAGATGTTTCAAGGACTTACACAGTAA
- a CDS encoding polysaccharide biosynthesis/export family protein, which yields MQKLLVILLFLLHSSAQANPYTLLGACEFVLDSQRIQEEGKFAIEELQGHYYAELPEDAFTPYYPVICEDDVLNITLYHPSRRDLMAAVQLINARTGGFRVVNGKITLPELNAVDVRGLTLPQARQEIKARFNEQIKDIEIYLSFKAKESNKIIITGLVSPPPIAADGQLRLYEVLTKAFILPTANLFASYVLRDNLPLKLDLSRLLKMGDMNQNIVMKGGDKIFIASPTDHVAMVLGDVHAPKRIPLLSGSISLKEALALARGIRFTGNKNHIQVIRGNISCPRIYTFTWDFVVHEPNKNLLLIPGDVVFVSRKAITEWALFMRELEGTIRLIPAVELINQISK from the coding sequence ATGCAAAAGTTACTCGTCATCCTACTTTTTTTATTACACTCATCTGCCCAGGCGAATCCGTATACGCTTTTGGGTGCATGCGAATTTGTTCTAGATTCTCAAAGAATTCAAGAAGAAGGAAAGTTTGCCATTGAAGAGCTTCAGGGCCACTATTATGCAGAGCTTCCTGAAGATGCCTTTACGCCTTATTATCCCGTCATTTGTGAAGATGATGTATTAAATATCACACTTTACCATCCCTCTCGCCGCGATCTCATGGCGGCTGTGCAACTGATTAACGCTCGTACAGGTGGATTTCGAGTTGTAAATGGCAAAATTACTTTACCGGAATTAAATGCTGTGGATGTGCGAGGTTTGACGCTTCCACAAGCTCGTCAGGAAATTAAAGCCCGCTTTAATGAACAAATCAAAGACATTGAGATTTACCTTTCGTTCAAGGCAAAGGAATCCAATAAGATCATCATCACCGGATTAGTATCCCCCCCTCCGATTGCAGCTGATGGCCAGCTGAGATTATATGAAGTTCTAACAAAAGCCTTTATTCTTCCCACGGCAAATTTATTTGCAAGCTACGTTTTAAGAGATAATCTCCCTCTTAAGTTAGATTTATCCCGCCTTCTAAAAATGGGAGACATGAACCAAAATATTGTCATGAAAGGCGGCGATAAAATTTTTATTGCGAGTCCGACAGATCATGTTGCTATGGTACTTGGAGATGTCCATGCACCTAAACGTATTCCTTTGCTCTCGGGATCCATTTCATTAAAAGAAGCCCTTGCGCTTGCACGCGGCATTCGATTCACGGGGAATAAGAATCACATCCAGGTGATTAGAGGAAATATTTCTTGCCCTAGAATTTACACGTTTACCTGGGATTTTGTGGTCCACGAACCTAATAAAAACTTACTGCTCATCCCCGGAGATGTAGTTTTTGTTTCTCGCAAAGCCATTACTGAATGGGCGTTATTTATGCGTGAATTGGAAGGGACCATCCGCCTAATTCCAGCCGTTGAACTGATTAACCAAATATCGAAATAA
- a CDS encoding 4-hydroxy-tetrahydrodipicolinate reductase encodes MKIALVGYGKMGKMLEKLAIQKEHQIVSRVSSENCEGWKSIHKADVCIEFSKPDAVLENLEKICNHGIPTVIGTTGWYDQFDQLKSLVDKYQVGVLYSPNFSLGIQLFLKMMRYAAQLMAPFPEYSAAGIEYHHSQKLDSPSGTAQKLAQVLNEELKSTPPLTFSSVRCGTFPGTHTILFDTFADTISFTHEARNREGFAAGAIRAAEWVVDKKGIFTFEQCLNLERFS; translated from the coding sequence ATGAAAATAGCATTGGTTGGCTATGGGAAAATGGGAAAAATGCTTGAGAAGCTTGCGATACAGAAGGAACATCAAATCGTTTCTCGCGTTTCTTCTGAAAACTGCGAAGGCTGGAAAAGTATTCACAAAGCAGATGTGTGCATTGAATTTTCAAAACCCGATGCTGTCCTCGAAAACCTTGAAAAAATTTGCAATCATGGAATTCCTACTGTGATTGGGACAACGGGGTGGTATGATCAATTTGATCAATTGAAAAGCTTGGTTGATAAGTATCAAGTGGGGGTTCTTTATAGTCCCAACTTTTCCTTAGGTATTCAACTTTTTTTAAAAATGATGCGCTATGCAGCCCAACTAATGGCCCCTTTTCCTGAATATTCGGCCGCAGGCATTGAATACCATCATAGCCAAAAATTAGATAGCCCTTCTGGGACTGCTCAAAAGCTTGCTCAAGTACTAAATGAGGAACTGAAATCTACCCCTCCTCTCACCTTTTCTAGTGTGCGATGTGGGACATTTCCAGGAACACATACCATCCTTTTTGACACATTTGCGGACACCATCTCCTTCACGCATGAAGCCCGAAATCGAGAAGGATTTGCAGCAGGAGCTATTCGAGCGGCAGAATGGGTCGTGGATAAAAAAGGAATTTTCACTTTCGAACAATGCCTCAATCTAGAGAGATTTTCATGA
- a CDS encoding polysaccharide pyruvyl transferase family protein, translating to MSIFRVLFLLSITAFTSVYANQKVVLFNDTSAWYHWGCTGTSTALKEGIQELGFDIQAVPINVTYALKQVPQFEEFNDLQKFDQFCEENRETIEAIQNAVAVVITGEGTIHDLRSGPKALLYLAHISKKFFEKHVEIINHSAYPKDDPGLSACFLENFEIEKERAERELEQAQAIYRTIYAELDFIAIREPVSQDEMRKINIASTLSFDCLPLYIRDHYRTKKRIKEKTLVIAGSAAFSETGAEKLCRYLETIAATGFEIKVLIGAAAFPSKDDQSFVSFLKTHCEAPWELIKASSMEEWLDTINQATFLVSGRFHHSIAAFCLNTPFIALNSNTHKVHAICALLGQAEPLLFSDPELFDHLLLRTNAIISSPSIDNDTKVTEICQLAEKNFNGLKSLAEDRFSNSASKSYSSF from the coding sequence TTGTCTATTTTCCGAGTTCTTTTTCTTCTAAGCATTACTGCTTTTACTTCGGTTTATGCAAATCAAAAAGTAGTTCTCTTCAATGACACTTCTGCTTGGTATCATTGGGGATGCACAGGAACAAGTACAGCTTTAAAAGAAGGAATTCAGGAATTGGGATTCGACATACAAGCTGTTCCTATCAATGTAACCTATGCTCTAAAACAAGTTCCCCAGTTCGAAGAATTCAACGATCTCCAGAAATTTGATCAATTCTGTGAAGAAAACAGGGAGACCATTGAAGCAATTCAAAATGCTGTTGCTGTGGTGATTACAGGAGAAGGGACTATTCATGATTTACGGTCTGGCCCTAAAGCTCTTCTTTATTTAGCTCATATTTCTAAAAAGTTTTTTGAAAAGCACGTAGAGATCATCAACCATTCCGCTTATCCCAAGGACGATCCAGGTCTATCTGCTTGTTTTTTGGAAAATTTTGAAATTGAAAAGGAGAGGGCTGAGCGAGAATTAGAGCAAGCGCAAGCAATTTATAGAACTATATATGCCGAACTCGACTTTATTGCTATTCGAGAACCTGTTAGTCAAGATGAGATGAGAAAAATCAATATTGCATCTACTTTAAGTTTTGATTGCTTACCTTTATATATTAGAGATCATTACCGAACCAAAAAACGAATTAAGGAAAAAACACTTGTTATTGCAGGTTCGGCTGCTTTCTCTGAAACTGGGGCAGAAAAATTATGTCGCTATCTTGAAACTATAGCTGCAACAGGATTTGAGATTAAAGTTTTGATCGGTGCAGCAGCATTTCCATCAAAAGATGATCAATCATTTGTCAGTTTTCTAAAAACGCATTGCGAAGCTCCCTGGGAACTCATTAAAGCCTCTTCAATGGAAGAATGGCTAGATACAATCAATCAAGCAACTTTTCTTGTCTCAGGTCGATTCCATCATTCGATTGCAGCTTTTTGTTTGAATACGCCGTTTATTGCTCTCAATAGTAACACGCACAAGGTGCATGCAATCTGCGCTCTTTTAGGGCAGGCAGAGCCGCTTCTTTTCTCAGATCCAGAACTTTTTGATCACTTATTGTTAAGGACGAATGCCATTATTTCTTCTCCTAGTATTGACAACGACACGAAAGTGACAGAAATTTGCCAGCTTGCCGAAAAAAATTTTAACGGGCTTAAATCACTTGCTGAAGATAGATTTAGTAACTCAGCCTCTAAATCCTATTCATCCTTTTAA
- the asd gene encoding aspartate-semialdehyde dehydrogenase yields MEKIPVGILGATGMVGQNYLRLLENHPWFEVTFLCASPHSAGKTYEAAVERRWHMPTPIPKRESQLYVYSIDQISKALEKCQFVFSAIDTDVAKEYEEQYAAAGLPVVSNAGYHRQTPDVPVLIPEINASHLSILPSQQQKRGWEKGFIVTKPNCSIQSYMIPLAALHEKFQLKKILVTTMQAVSGAGYPGVPSWDIYENVVPYIAKEEEKTENEPLKIFGSIVDNEIIPTPDVRISAHCNRVPVLDGHLACVSVEFATPPSREEILSIWNAYTPITQTLELPSAPEKTILYREELNRPQPRLDRDAGKGMAITVGRLRPCNLLDFRFVALSHNTLRGAAGGGILNAELLFTQRYLT; encoded by the coding sequence ATGGAAAAAATCCCTGTTGGAATTTTAGGTGCTACTGGCATGGTAGGACAAAATTATTTGCGCTTATTGGAGAATCATCCCTGGTTTGAAGTTACATTTCTGTGTGCATCCCCACACTCCGCGGGGAAAACCTATGAAGCTGCTGTTGAACGCAGATGGCACATGCCCACACCTATTCCTAAAAGAGAAAGTCAGCTATATGTGTATTCTATTGATCAAATTTCTAAAGCTTTAGAGAAATGTCAGTTTGTTTTTTCGGCTATCGATACCGATGTAGCCAAAGAATATGAAGAGCAATATGCCGCTGCAGGTCTCCCTGTTGTATCCAATGCAGGCTACCATCGACAAACTCCCGACGTGCCGGTATTGATTCCTGAGATTAATGCCTCTCACCTCTCGATTCTCCCTTCCCAACAACAAAAACGGGGATGGGAAAAAGGGTTTATTGTCACCAAACCCAATTGCTCAATTCAAAGCTACATGATCCCCTTGGCAGCTTTACACGAAAAATTTCAGCTAAAAAAAATCTTAGTGACCACCATGCAAGCAGTGAGTGGGGCTGGCTATCCAGGGGTTCCTTCGTGGGATATTTATGAAAATGTTGTCCCCTACATTGCTAAAGAAGAGGAAAAAACAGAAAATGAACCTCTTAAAATATTTGGAAGCATTGTGGATAATGAAATTATTCCCACGCCTGATGTCCGCATTTCAGCCCATTGCAATCGTGTTCCTGTCTTGGATGGGCATCTCGCTTGCGTCTCGGTGGAATTTGCCACCCCTCCATCGCGAGAAGAAATCCTCTCCATTTGGAATGCCTATACACCCATAACACAAACACTAGAACTTCCTTCAGCCCCAGAAAAAACAATCCTCTACCGAGAGGAGTTAAACCGCCCGCAACCCCGCCTAGACCGAGATGCCGGGAAAGGAATGGCCATCACAGTCGGACGCCTACGCCCATGCAATCTATTAGACTTCCGTTTTGTCGCGCTTTCTCACAATACCTTAAGAGGAGCTGCTGGAGGAGGAATTCTGAATGCTGAACTACTTTTTACCCAAAGATATCTCACATGA
- a CDS encoding flavin monoamine oxidase family protein codes for MAITFTTTSIFAESKPKVAVIGAGLAGLTAAYRLQQKGMDVDVYEARDRVGGRILTVKIGDKIAELGGQSIIDDGESSNILCLIEELGLELVKNKANRNHSYFNGKELIPVYQLLSKSFNPENLKTQLDDLSQTSKNMREVLNGILDEEDPLYKVLAVRLASYEGAPIEQLSPLYTETLYDMLLGIVSASKKENGEEDDFTNLLSIKGGNALLPEKLAQMLVGKLHLNQVLKQVSKEVNDTFVLTFQNGQQITADILVLAIPCSVYEDIDFEENVLPSKRLEDIKNVQYGTNAKIMIPFSKAFSKRIRFNNGQVGCHFDVNCNILTLHYMGEASQFSTDTIQDTYKQDWSMLKTVFGDICPSFISPVLATDHVFITYEAPVGYSWPNDPFAKGSYSCIGPGQEKTLTAINEELGEQVKKLFAPINERLYFVGEHASILIEAPGTMEAACESGERVARMINHK; via the coding sequence ATGGCCATCACTTTTACAACGACCTCTATTTTTGCAGAAAGTAAACCAAAGGTTGCTGTTATCGGAGCAGGGCTAGCCGGATTGACAGCGGCCTATCGACTACAGCAGAAGGGCATGGATGTAGATGTATATGAAGCGCGCGATCGAGTTGGTGGAAGGATCCTCACTGTAAAAATAGGCGATAAAATTGCTGAATTAGGAGGTCAAAGCATCATCGATGATGGCGAATCCTCCAATATCCTTTGTTTAATTGAAGAATTAGGCCTCGAGCTGGTCAAAAATAAAGCTAACCGTAACCATTCCTATTTTAATGGAAAAGAGCTGATTCCCGTATACCAACTTTTAAGCAAATCATTTAATCCAGAGAATCTCAAAACTCAACTAGACGATCTTTCCCAAACATCTAAGAATATGCGTGAGGTATTAAATGGAATTCTGGATGAAGAAGATCCTCTTTATAAGGTTTTGGCGGTAAGGTTAGCCAGCTATGAAGGTGCTCCTATTGAACAACTTTCGCCTCTTTATACGGAAACATTGTATGATATGCTTCTTGGTATAGTGTCAGCTAGTAAGAAAGAAAATGGAGAAGAAGATGATTTTACTAATCTTTTGAGCATTAAAGGAGGAAATGCCTTACTACCGGAAAAACTGGCTCAAATGCTTGTAGGAAAACTTCATCTGAATCAAGTACTCAAACAGGTTTCAAAAGAAGTAAATGATACATTTGTTCTTACATTTCAAAATGGTCAACAGATAACTGCGGATATCCTTGTATTAGCCATTCCCTGTTCTGTTTATGAAGACATTGATTTTGAAGAAAATGTTCTTCCATCAAAAAGGCTTGAGGACATAAAAAATGTGCAGTATGGCACAAACGCAAAAATCATGATTCCTTTTTCCAAAGCATTTTCAAAGAGAATCCGATTTAACAATGGGCAGGTGGGATGTCATTTTGATGTGAATTGCAATATTTTAACGCTACATTACATGGGCGAAGCAAGTCAATTTTCCACAGATACGATCCAAGATACTTATAAACAAGATTGGTCCATGCTCAAAACTGTTTTTGGGGATATATGCCCTTCTTTTATTTCCCCAGTGCTTGCAACAGATCACGTGTTTATCACTTATGAGGCTCCGGTTGGTTATAGTTGGCCAAACGACCCTTTTGCAAAAGGTTCTTATTCCTGCATTGGCCCGGGTCAAGAAAAGACATTGACTGCCATTAACGAGGAGCTTGGAGAGCAAGTTAAAAAGCTTTTTGCTCCAATTAACGAAAGGCTCTATTTTGTTGGCGAGCATGCTTCCATTTTAATAGAAGCACCAGGAACAATGGAAGCTGCTTGTGAATCAGGAGAAAGAGTTGCTCGTATGATTAATCATAAATGA
- a CDS encoding class I SAM-dependent methyltransferase, with protein MNIHFVPNNPEAISLFRQIVLEPNDEKPIVEMNDETARDMNIIWASIDALAVRWRGEKDSRVPGMPSNRKEFWGAFAQGHEPQILPVAQEFIDSTSGQGKLAIDLGCGKGGATNYLLQKGWRVIAVDYSRSALKALELQNSKEVKSGQLRIIEAEVAAFVPSEPADLVIAADVLPYINPSKFHATWTKIHDTFIKDNGFFVGSLFRDTTKSEEVPVMNMLKEMGAWFLHDRRMVRPLLTQAGYEIKKCIYRIDDPTSESTCIQFIAEKKTIV; from the coding sequence ATGAATATCCATTTTGTTCCAAATAATCCAGAAGCTATAAGTCTATTTCGTCAAATAGTTCTAGAGCCAAATGATGAAAAACCAATCGTTGAGATGAACGACGAAACTGCCCGGGATATGAATATCATATGGGCTTCTATAGATGCTTTAGCAGTTCGATGGCGAGGGGAAAAAGATTCTCGTGTTCCTGGGATGCCAAGCAATCGAAAGGAATTCTGGGGTGCTTTTGCACAGGGTCACGAGCCACAAATTTTACCTGTTGCACAAGAATTTATCGATAGCACATCTGGTCAAGGTAAGTTAGCGATTGATCTTGGGTGTGGTAAAGGGGGTGCAACCAATTATTTGTTACAGAAAGGATGGAGAGTTATTGCGGTTGACTATTCGAGATCTGCATTAAAGGCTCTTGAATTGCAAAATAGCAAGGAAGTTAAATCGGGTCAATTGCGCATCATTGAAGCAGAAGTGGCAGCCTTCGTTCCTTCCGAGCCCGCAGATCTTGTTATTGCAGCAGATGTTCTTCCTTACATCAATCCCTCCAAATTCCACGCAACCTGGACAAAAATTCATGATACCTTTATCAAAGATAATGGTTTTTTTGTTGGAAGCCTTTTCCGTGATACTACAAAATCTGAAGAAGTTCCAGTAATGAACATGTTGAAAGAAATGGGAGCTTGGTTTCTTCACGATAGACGTATGGTAAGGCCTCTTTTAACTCAAGCTGGGTACGAGATAAAAAAATGTATATACCGAATTGATGACCCCACTTCGGAATCAACATGCATTCAATTTATTGCTGAAAAAAAGACAATCGTCTAA